A single window of Watersipora subatra chromosome 9, tzWatSuba1.1, whole genome shotgun sequence DNA harbors:
- the LOC137404470 gene encoding uncharacterized protein yields the protein MIGKSTLSIALLLWIGLHTTNGTSSVATFADFLGVLTELLSVGNEFLSAVAEFAKLADKNKGSAQITIENYFNDTNLVDAQYHVASGSMDEIHFDVEGGEKQAAATSGPDLGQTEGLIGWNLPNSSSKVVVYWRVPHKSIILEQKSNKLGIGFVKNSNGDINWLKNLAGKGKDLAIPSIGMGEYASDGRTMQCCFGEICLQGLMSSNHHCEISIRVLPKKAARLFKSVNGLEEDQKFLDQVLNNQETCTSTSGAAAQGVFGGFIMLALTTIFLG from the exons ATGATAGGAAAGTCTACTCTGAGCATAGCTCTTCTGTTATGGATAGGACTGCATACAACTAATGGAACCAGCAGTGTCGCTACCTTCGCTGACTTTCTCG GTGTTCTTACAGAGCTTCTCTCCGTCGGTAATGAGTTTCTGTCAGCAGTGGCTGAGTTTGCAAAGTTAGCAGATAAAAACAAAGGAAGTGCTCAGATTACAATTGAAAACTACTTCAATGACACAAATCTTGTGGACGCGCAATACCATGTGGCATCTGGCAGCATGGACGAAATACACTTCGATGTGGAGGGTGGTGAGAAACAAGCAGCTGCTACCAGTGGCCCGGATTTGGGGCAAACTGAAGGTTTAATAGGATGGAACCTTCCCAACTCTTCGTCTAAAGTTGTAGTTTACTGGAGAGTGCCTCATAAATCTATAATACTTGAACAGAAATCCAACAAGCTCGGCATAGGCTTCGTTAAGAACTCCAATGGTGACATAAACTGGTTGAAGAATTTAGCTGGGAAGGGAAAAGATTTGGCTATACCATCCATTGGGATGGGAGAGTATGCAAGCGATGGCAGGACGATGCAATGTTGTTTTGGCGAAATATGTCTACAAGGCTTAATGTCTTCAAATCACCACTGTGAGATAAGCATCAGGGTACTTCCAAAGAAGGCTGCCAGGTTATTTAAGAGTGTAAATGGGCTGGAAGAAGACCAGAAGTTTCTAGACCAAGTTTTAAACAACCAAGAGACGTGTACTTCTACCAGTGGGGCCGCTGCCCAGGGAGTCTTTGGAGGTTTTATCATGTTAGCGCTGACCACCATTTTTCTTGGCTGA